CAGACGTCACTAACTAGACTGAGGGGAAACAATACTTTGACGCATAGTATTTCAAACGAAGAGATATCAACCAGGTAGCATCTGCTGAATCCTTTGGTGGTTTGTTTTAGAACAATGTGGTAGCAGGGGATTGGGTGTGCCACATGGGATCAGACTGTTTAAAGACGAATTAGCAATTGGAAATctatttgaaaaaacaaacaaaaagcagttATTAACCTGTTGGTCTGACAGAGTGTAATCAGTCCTGAGTCCCTAACACTTCTGATTTTCTCACAAACAACTTAGCATTTGAGAATTTCCCACACTAAGAGAAAGTTTCCCCAAATGTATGAACTATGTATCACATATGTCCAAGCAGGTCTGTTAAACAACAGTACAAGACTAAGTAGGATGACTTAATTACTTGCTGTTATGTATGCGTTTCTGTTGCCACGCCATTAGCCATCCTTTGTTTCCGTTCCCCTTCCCTTAGGACCACAAAGGAAATAAGCCATATGGCCGTTTGAACAGACTGTTTCTATTTTGGTCATAAGAATAGGGCTGTAACTACAAACTGTAAGTGATCAAAACAAATCAGTTTAAAAGTAATAATACATCTCAGGTAGTGTATTGGAGAAGCTGGAAGAAATGTCTTTGTTGCTGAATTCTTCCCAAGTGAAATTACAGAACGTCACCTTTaaaaaaggtcagaggtcatcgAGACTTAGGTCAGATACTAAATCTGGGTTCACGTCGTCATCAAGgggatcatcatcatcatcatcatcctccagATCTGATTCCGGACCAGCAAAGTCACTCCGTCGGGACTGAACGCTCAGACGTACTCGCGGCTTCTGTTGAAGAGCTGGCAGAGGTGAAGAGCAGAGAAGGAGCAGTTATTTCTTGTGTGCGAGTGACTGAGTGCCTCCGGTGGGATTAGCCTGGAAGACATTCAACCGTTTTCCCATAACAACTGTGTACCAGTATaactgcatatgtgtgtgtggatacaATCGTTAAATTAGCCTGGCTTCATGGACCCAAATCACTCAAAGAAACATTTAGTGCAGAGATTGTAATCTCTTCCGGGAACATCAACCTTCTGTTACAGTAAGTCTCAGGGGTGAGTGGTGCCtgggcgcgcacacacacacacacacacaccaagaaaaCTGGCTTCACAGAGACTGGTggagaggaaatgagagctTTACTGCTTTAtctgcagacaaaaaaaaacacagtaggCCTACAAACTTGCTAAAATGGTGCTGAACATCTCCAGACTACATTCCtcacttttcttttatttctcatttcaacattttctttcctctcGCCTGTTTTTACACTACTTCTCTGCCTTCATCATGGATTGTCCTCTTGTGATatatttaaaagaatagtttaacattttgggaaatgtgcttattcactttctttccaCGAATAAGACGAGAAGATCAATACACTGTCATGACTGTATGTCATGAAGCCACAGCCAtaagacagttagcttagcttagcataaagactggaaacagggaggaAACGGCTAATCTGGCTCTTTCCAAAGATAATATATGCCTACCAGCACATCCAAACACAGAGGTTAAAATGTTATATTGCGTTTGTTTaatgcacacaaaaacataagaGTAAAAACCACATGTACAAGACTATTATTGGCTAGGAAATGTGACTTCCTGGAGTGCTGTCGTCACTGTGAGATTGCAAAACAACAGGCAGTGACTCCAGAACAGATATGAGAGTGCTAtcaatcctctcatctaactttcAGCAAAGTAAGCatattccccaaaatgtcaaactactcctTTAACAGTATGCTGAAGTGGCACACACAGCTGAGTGCTCCCCTTGCTGAGTCACATCTACTGAGATGAATCAGAGTGAAGGCTGAGCCAGATGTGTGGGGGAGGGACGGGAGGGGGAAAGTACAGGTCCCATCTTGCTAAAAGCGTCATCAGCCTGTGCCCATCTGGCGCCTTGCATCACGTTCTGTCTTGGTTGGAGCGTGTGATCCAATTGTCAGAACTTGTTTTTGTTGGTGTGCATGAAGGTGGACAGAAGGCTTGTGGAAATGATACCATGTGAAACAGGTGGTGCTGATAACTCAGCACGCCGTACTCGAGTATCTGTAGGTGCACAAGGCAACCATGCTTGGGTGCATTTTCACTCGTCCTCACCAGGATCTTTGTCATCCAGCCAAGACAGATCATCTGAGCTGACCTCAGCCAGGCTCGGGGTTGGGCTAAAGTCTTCTGAGTCAGAGTCCGGCTCTTCAACTCTAACCCCTCTGCCGGGGCTGTGAGGGAGTGGGTGTTGTGATGCCCCTGAATCAAACAGAAAGACGTGGTTAaataatgctgtgtgtgtgttgtgtgagaGCCAGAGAACGGGGAGAGACTTGCCAGGTCTGTGCGCTGACAGCAGAGGTGTTGGTTCACGTTCTCGGAGAACAAGTCTCCTTACTTCCTCCCTCAGTTCTGAAACGGTTGTTCTGTTGCAAGAGATTAATTGTAACATATTGTAAAtctccccaaacacacacacccccacacacacacacacacacacacacacacccccacccacccacccacccacctgATCTGCCGGACCTCTTCTTGCGTGCGAGAATACTGAGAGACTGTCTTTGCCAGATCAGTGCTATGAGTTCTATAGCTGTCTGTCAGCTCCTCCAGTGTCTGAACAAAGCACACAAAGGAAAGGTAAAGGTAAACCACACACCACCAGCAAACACAACCTGTGTGACACAATGTGTGCGTACCTTGCAGCTGTGTTCATACTGTCTCCTGGTCTCTCTGGCCTCTGCTTGGTGGAGGAACAcgtcctcctcctgtcttccTGTCACGAGGAAAACAAAGAGCAGACGTTGTGAACAAGACTCTGCTTGCCTTGGCTTTGCCAAGCAGCACTGGGCACGATCAATGCAAGAGCGTGATGTATGTGCGAGCAGGTGACTCACTTAGTCGTGTCTTCAGTTGGTCCACTTCTCTCCGCAGGTGCTCCAGCTCCTCCCGGCGAAGCTTTGAGCTGAAACTGTGGGGATAGAACAAAAAGTG
This genomic window from Micropterus dolomieu isolate WLL.071019.BEF.003 ecotype Adirondacks linkage group LG05, ASM2129224v1, whole genome shotgun sequence contains:
- the LOC123970553 gene encoding dynactin subunit 1 isoform X1, producing the protein MNWDNQLSSILSVADGSVAKMRERLTSPGKFTKVEEDLFPVKDRVHDSDVDRPALPLRVPPLRQPSPSLSPGVQWADLAALQSQLQIQSQAIESLTQKLHDMERERRSQQCHIDTLQEEVHRLRERERERDESRRGQSPGAERRMEQWRREVGRELSSLRGHITRATSLGNLEESFSSKLRREELEHLRREVDQLKTRLRRQEEDVFLHQAEARETRRQYEHSCKTLEELTDSYRTHSTDLAKTVSQYSRTQEEVRQIRTTVSELREEVRRLVLREREPTPLLSAHRPGASQHPLPHSPGRGVRVEEPDSDSEDFSPTPSLAEVSSDDLSWLDDKDPALQQKPRVRLSVQSRRSDFAGPESDLEDDDDDDDPLDDDVNPDLVSDLSLDDL
- the LOC123970553 gene encoding dynactin subunit 1 isoform X2 translates to MNWDNQLSSILSVADGSVAKMRERLTSPGKFTKVEEVKDRVHDSDVDRPALPLRVPPLRQPSPSLSPGVQWADLAALQSQLQIQSQAIESLTQKLHDMERERRSQQCHIDTLQEEVHRLRERERERDESRRGQSPGAERRMEQWRREVGRELSSLRGHITRATSLGNLEESFSSKLRREELEHLRREVDQLKTRLRRQEEDVFLHQAEARETRRQYEHSCKTLEELTDSYRTHSTDLAKTVSQYSRTQEEVRQIRTTVSELREEVRRLVLREREPTPLLSAHRPGASQHPLPHSPGRGVRVEEPDSDSEDFSPTPSLAEVSSDDLSWLDDKDPALQQKPRVRLSVQSRRSDFAGPESDLEDDDDDDDPLDDDVNPDLVSDLSLDDL